From one Gammaproteobacteria bacterium genomic stretch:
- the ilvD gene encoding dihydroxy-acid dehydratase: MSRKLNTYSSRITAPKSQGASQAMLYGTGLREEDLAKAEVGIASVWWEGNTCNMHLNDLAAYAKEGVQAAGLVGMRFNTIGVSDGISMGTEGMSYSLQSREIIADSIETVMGAQWYDANISIPGCDKNMPGCMIAIGRLNRPALMIYGGTIKPGHIGERTLDIVSAFQSYGEFIAGRIDEPTREGIVKNSCPGPGACGGMYTANTMAAAIEALGMSLPYSSSTPAVDPGKIEECRRAGAAIRVLLERDITPRDIMTRAAFENAMVVVMALGGSTNAVLHLIAMARAVDVGLSIDDFQAVSDRIPFIADLKPSGKYVMEDLHKVGGTPAVMKYLLAHGLLDGGCLTVTGRTLAENLAEVPGLAPGQQVILPLEHPIKESGHIRILKGNLAPGGAVAKITGKEGVRFSGPARVFDAEEDMLAALEQGKILKGDVVVIRYEGPKGGPGMPEMLTPTSAIMGAGLGNDVAMVTDGRFSGGSHGFIIGHVVPEAQEGGPIALIRDGDLVTIDAAANTLSVALDDAELARRRADWRMPPYKATRGTLYKFIKNVKDASQGCVTDE; the protein is encoded by the coding sequence ATGTCCCGCAAGTTAAACACGTACAGCAGCCGTATCACCGCCCCGAAATCCCAGGGTGCCTCCCAGGCCATGCTCTATGGCACCGGTCTCCGCGAGGAGGATCTGGCCAAGGCCGAGGTCGGCATCGCCAGCGTCTGGTGGGAGGGCAATACCTGCAATATGCATCTCAATGACCTCGCGGCCTACGCGAAGGAGGGGGTGCAGGCGGCCGGGCTCGTCGGCATGCGTTTCAACACCATCGGCGTCAGTGACGGGATCTCGATGGGGACGGAGGGCATGAGCTATTCCCTGCAGTCACGCGAGATCATCGCCGATTCGATCGAGACCGTGATGGGCGCACAGTGGTATGACGCCAATATCTCAATCCCGGGCTGCGACAAGAACATGCCCGGCTGTATGATCGCGATCGGCCGCCTCAATCGCCCGGCGCTGATGATCTACGGCGGCACCATCAAGCCGGGACATATCGGCGAACGCACCCTCGATATCGTCTCGGCCTTTCAGAGCTACGGCGAATTTATCGCGGGTCGCATCGACGAGCCGACGCGAGAGGGTATCGTCAAGAACTCCTGCCCCGGCCCCGGGGCCTGCGGCGGCATGTACACCGCCAACACCATGGCCGCCGCCATCGAGGCGCTCGGGATGAGCCTGCCCTACAGTTCCTCGACGCCGGCCGTCGACCCGGGAAAGATCGAGGAATGCCGTCGCGCCGGCGCGGCGATACGCGTCCTGCTGGAGCGTGACATCACGCCGCGCGACATCATGACCCGGGCCGCATTCGAAAACGCGATGGTGGTGGTGATGGCCTTGGGCGGTTCGACCAACGCGGTGCTGCACCTGATCGCCATGGCCCGCGCCGTCGATGTCGGGTTGTCCATCGACGATTTCCAGGCCGTGAGCGACCGCATCCCGTTCATCGCCGACCTCAAGCCGAGCGGCAAGTACGTGATGGAGGATCTGCACAAGGTCGGCGGTACGCCGGCGGTCATGAAATATCTGCTCGCGCATGGACTGTTGGATGGCGGCTGTCTGACCGTTACCGGACGCACCCTCGCTGAAAACCTGGCTGAGGTCCCGGGGCTGGCGCCGGGACAGCAGGTGATCCTGCCGCTGGAGCACCCGATCAAGGAGAGCGGGCATATCCGCATCCTGAAGGGCAACCTGGCGCCGGGCGGCGCCGTGGCCAAGATCACCGGCAAGGAAGGCGTGCGCTTCTCGGGGCCCGCGCGCGTATTCGACGCCGAGGAGGACATGCTGGCCGCGCTCGAGCAGGGGAAGATTCTCAAAGGTGATGTGGTGGTGATCCGCTACGAGGGACCCAAGGGCGGGCCGGGCATGCCCGAGATGCTGACGCCGACCTCGGCGATCATGGGGGCGGGCCTGGGCAATGACGTCGCGATGGTCACCGACGGGCGGTTTTCGGGCGGCTCACACGGCTTCATCATCGGCCATGTCGTGCCCGAGGCCCAGGAAGGTGGGCCGATCGCGCTGATCCGCGACGGCGACCTCGTCACCATCGACGCCGCCGCAAACACCCTGTCGGTCGCGCTCGACGACGCGGAGCTGGCACGGCGCCGGGCCGACTGGCGCATGCCGCCCTACAAGGCGACGCGCGGCACACTGTACAAGTTCATCAAGAACGTGAAGGACGCCTCGCAGGGCTGCGTGACGGACGAATAG
- a CDS encoding DUF692 domain-containing protein, protein MTAQQSRHDTIPARAGIGLRAPHITEFLATRPDIAWCEVHSENYFADGGPSLRVLERVRADYALSLHGVGLSPGSCDPLDADHLRRLKQLIIRSEPVLVSEHLSWSSFAGRFANDLLPLPYTEEALLHLCRRVDQIQDYLARRILLENPSTYLQFVSSVIPEWEFISELARRTGCGILLDINNVYVSAINHGDDPAVYLRSIDPASIGEIHLAGCEEGAGLLVDTHSRPVRTEVWELYRLALNRFGARPTLIEWDSDLPALDVLLDEAGKAAAMLEANDAVAA, encoded by the coding sequence ATGACGGCGCAGCAATCCAGGCACGATACGATCCCGGCTCGCGCCGGGATCGGTTTACGCGCCCCGCATATCACGGAATTCCTCGCCACGCGGCCGGATATCGCCTGGTGCGAGGTGCATAGCGAAAATTATTTCGCCGACGGCGGTCCTTCCCTGCGCGTGCTGGAACGTGTCCGCGCCGACTATGCGCTCAGCCTGCACGGTGTCGGGCTGTCACCCGGCTCCTGCGACCCGCTCGACGCGGATCATCTGCGCCGACTGAAGCAGCTCATCATCCGCAGCGAACCCGTCCTGGTATCGGAACATCTGAGCTGGAGCTCTTTCGCCGGACGCTTCGCCAACGACCTGCTCCCTCTCCCCTATACCGAAGAGGCGCTGCTCCATCTGTGCCGACGCGTGGATCAGATCCAGGACTATCTCGCCCGCCGGATCCTGCTCGAGAACCCCTCGACTTACCTCCAGTTCGTCAGCTCCGTGATCCCGGAATGGGAATTCATCTCGGAGCTCGCGCGCCGAACCGGCTGCGGAATCCTGCTCGATATCAACAATGTCTACGTCAGCGCAATCAATCACGGTGACGATCCGGCGGTCTATCTGCGCAGCATCGACCCGGCTTCGATCGGTGAAATTCACCTTGCGGGCTGCGAAGAAGGCGCCGGACTGCTGGTCGACACGCATAGCCGACCGGTACGAACCGAGGTCTGGGAGCTTTATCGTCTGGCGCTGAACAGATTCGGCGCGCGGCCGACCCTCATCGAATGGGACAGCGATCTCCCCGCGCTGGACGTGCTGCTCGATGAGGCCGGCAAGGCGGCGGCGATGCTGGAGGCGAATGATGCCGTCGCTGCGTGA
- a CDS encoding DoxX family membrane protein, whose translation MRIFARIIRVGLWTVGMLDRASPAADLLVRLWLANVFWKSGLVKLSSWSTTLMLFNYEYQVPLLPPEAAAVLATAVEIGGAALLALGLGARAGAAALFMLNLTAVISYPELSESGLRDHYFWGILLLLYFVHGPGRLSFDHLIRTRLSQTAAR comes from the coding sequence ATGCGCATATTTGCCCGCATCATCCGTGTTGGCCTCTGGACAGTCGGCATGCTGGATCGCGCCAGTCCGGCAGCGGATCTCCTCGTCCGGCTCTGGCTGGCGAACGTCTTCTGGAAATCCGGCCTCGTCAAACTGAGCAGCTGGTCCACCACCCTGATGTTGTTCAACTACGAATACCAGGTGCCCCTGCTGCCCCCTGAAGCAGCTGCGGTTCTGGCGACCGCCGTGGAAATCGGCGGCGCGGCGCTGCTGGCGCTGGGACTGGGCGCCCGCGCGGGAGCCGCTGCTTTATTCATGCTGAACCTCACGGCAGTGATTTCCTACCCCGAACTCTCCGAGTCGGGACTGCGGGATCATTACTTCTGGGGAATATTGCTGCTGTTGTACTTCGTGCACGGACCGGGCAGACTGTCGTTCGATCACCTGATTCGTACGAGACTGTCTCAAACCGCCGCGCGCTGA
- a CDS encoding NAD(P) transhydrogenase subunit alpha: MIEGIWAALFIFLLAAFTGYEVISRVPVILHTPLMSGSNFIHGIVLVGAMVALGHADTVLEQAIGFIGVLLAALNAVGGYVVTERMLEMFEAKKKGRGA, encoded by the coding sequence ATGATCGAGGGTATCTGGGCGGCGCTGTTCATCTTCCTGCTGGCGGCCTTCACCGGCTACGAGGTCATCAGCCGTGTGCCGGTCATTCTGCATACCCCGCTCATGTCCGGGTCGAACTTCATCCACGGCATCGTGCTGGTCGGCGCGATGGTCGCGCTGGGGCATGCGGATACCGTGCTCGAGCAGGCGATCGGTTTCATCGGGGTTCTGCTCGCCGCCCTGAACGCGGTCGGCGGTTATGTGGTGACCGAGCGCATGCTGGAGATGTTCGAGGCCAAGAAGAAAGGCAGGGGGGCCTGA
- a CDS encoding lytic transglycosylase domain-containing protein, with translation MYRHLAILLLPLLLAATAHAAVVEQRDDPELRTALLAAIQDNNSFEDRFEAEVWLMDMSSRLRKKVPDTEERIALLKMIHYEAARVNVPPELVLAVIEVESNFDRWAVSSAGAQGLMQVMPFWLSELGRPDDSLQQAHINLRLGCTILRHYLDRERGDLRRALARYNGSPLINMNSYPQRVLDALRMRWYRQ, from the coding sequence ATGTATCGACACCTTGCCATTCTGCTGCTCCCCCTCCTGCTGGCCGCCACGGCGCACGCCGCTGTCGTCGAGCAGCGGGACGACCCCGAACTGCGTACCGCCCTGCTCGCGGCGATCCAGGACAACAACAGCTTCGAAGATCGTTTCGAGGCGGAAGTCTGGCTGATGGACATGTCCAGCCGGCTGCGCAAGAAGGTGCCGGACACGGAGGAACGCATCGCGCTGCTGAAGATGATCCACTACGAGGCCGCCCGCGTGAACGTACCACCCGAACTGGTGCTGGCGGTGATCGAGGTGGAGAGCAATTTCGACCGCTGGGCGGTCTCGAGCGCCGGCGCGCAGGGGCTGATGCAGGTAATGCCGTTCTGGCTGTCCGAGCTAGGCCGCCCCGACGACAGCCTGCAGCAGGCGCACATCAACCTGCGCCTGGGCTGTACCATCCTGCGGCATTATCTCGACCGCGAACGCGGCGATCTCCGGCGCGCGCTGGCGCGCTACAACGGCAGTCCGCTGATCAACATGAACAGCTACCCGCAACGGGTACTGGACGCGCTGCGCATGCGCTGGTACCGGCAATAA
- a CDS encoding putative DNA-binding domain-containing protein, with protein sequence MPSLREIQQEVMRVLALGGNAEIPAFIRPGARAIRGLAAYCNTARANLHNTLRGVYPVVERLVGTGFFTLAAEKHIDITPSTSGDLNRYGAEFPAFLRSFQPAAALPYLADVAALEWTCHEVHGAPEASQDSFDHLTTVAPEDYGRLVPRLHPAVRLLKSPYPVLDIWRKNQSSYDGDPSVSLSQGSDTLLVRRTSTGIEIERLDPAEWQLLFQSSRGMCLEQALNGLPDFDLAAALARQSGAGVLIGLFLPPDTRQG encoded by the coding sequence ATGCCGTCGCTGCGTGAGATACAACAGGAAGTCATGCGCGTCCTGGCGCTGGGCGGAAACGCGGAGATCCCTGCGTTCATCCGTCCGGGCGCGCGGGCCATCCGCGGCCTGGCGGCCTATTGCAACACCGCGCGCGCCAACCTGCACAATACGCTGCGCGGGGTTTACCCGGTCGTCGAGCGGCTCGTCGGGACGGGATTCTTCACACTCGCCGCGGAGAAGCATATCGACATTACCCCCTCCACCAGTGGCGATCTCAACCGCTACGGAGCGGAATTCCCCGCATTCCTTCGCTCGTTCCAGCCGGCGGCGGCGCTGCCATACCTGGCCGATGTGGCCGCCCTGGAGTGGACCTGTCACGAAGTCCATGGCGCGCCCGAGGCGAGTCAAGACTCATTCGACCACCTGACGACCGTCGCGCCGGAGGATTACGGGCGCCTGGTCCCGAGGCTGCATCCTGCCGTGCGCTTGCTGAAATCCCCCTATCCGGTTCTCGACATCTGGCGGAAGAATCAGTCCTCCTACGATGGCGATCCCTCCGTCAGCCTGTCGCAAGGCAGCGATACCCTGCTGGTGCGCAGGACGTCCACTGGAATCGAAATCGAGCGTCTCGATCCCGCGGAATGGCAACTGCTGTTCCAGTCGAGCCGGGGGATGTGCCTGGAACAGGCGCTCAACGGCCTGCCGGATTTCGATCTCGCGGCTGCGCTGGCGCGTCAGTCCGGCGCCGGGGTATTGATCGGGTTGTTTCTACCACCAGACACAAGACAGGGCTAA
- a CDS encoding Re/Si-specific NAD(P)(+) transhydrogenase subunit alpha: protein MPIRVGVARETVPGERRVALVPETVARLVKQGFEVLVEAGSGTTSYCPDRAYTEAGGRLVADGAALCRDAEVVVKVQAPTTEEIAQYRRGLVLVSYLQPHRNDETIRRLRDQGVTSFAMELVPRITRAQSMDALSSQGTVAGYKAALIAADLCPQFFPMLTTAAGTIRPAKVLVLGAGVAGLQAIATARRLGAVIEAYDVRRAAREQVESLGAKFLQVELDAEAEGGYARELTAEEKEREQVLLRRAICQADVVITTAQIPGRTAPQLIAAATVESMKPGAVILDLAAESGGNCAVTRPGEKFEHHGVTVYGPLNVPSMLPVHASAMYSKNIQNFMGLLQGEGGVLHIDWADEILAMSAVTHDGAIRHAATRERIEGGAK, encoded by the coding sequence ATGCCGATACGCGTGGGCGTAGCGCGGGAGACCGTTCCCGGTGAGCGCCGGGTCGCCTTGGTGCCCGAGACGGTCGCCCGTCTGGTCAAGCAGGGCTTTGAGGTTCTGGTCGAGGCCGGCAGCGGGACGACGAGCTACTGCCCGGATCGGGCCTATACCGAGGCCGGCGGCCGCCTGGTGGCGGATGGCGCCGCGTTGTGCCGCGATGCGGAGGTGGTGGTCAAGGTCCAGGCGCCGACCACGGAAGAGATCGCGCAATACCGGCGCGGCCTGGTGCTGGTCAGCTATCTGCAGCCCCATCGCAACGACGAGACGATCCGGCGCCTGCGCGATCAGGGCGTGACGAGCTTCGCCATGGAACTGGTGCCGCGCATCACCCGGGCCCAGTCCATGGATGCGCTGTCCTCCCAGGGGACGGTCGCCGGCTACAAGGCGGCGCTAATCGCCGCGGACCTGTGCCCGCAGTTTTTCCCGATGCTGACCACCGCGGCGGGCACCATCCGGCCGGCCAAGGTCCTGGTCCTGGGCGCGGGTGTGGCGGGCCTGCAGGCGATCGCGACCGCGCGCCGCCTCGGTGCCGTGATCGAGGCCTATGATGTGCGCCGTGCCGCGCGCGAGCAGGTCGAGTCCCTGGGCGCCAAGTTTCTCCAGGTCGAACTCGACGCCGAGGCCGAAGGCGGTTACGCGCGCGAACTGACCGCCGAGGAGAAGGAGCGCGAACAGGTCCTGCTGCGGCGCGCCATTTGCCAGGCCGACGTCGTGATCACCACGGCGCAGATCCCGGGCCGCACCGCGCCGCAACTGATCGCCGCGGCGACCGTCGAGTCGATGAAGCCGGGTGCGGTGATCCTCGATCTGGCGGCGGAAAGCGGCGGCAACTGCGCCGTGACACGTCCGGGGGAAAAATTCGAGCATCATGGCGTGACGGTCTATGGGCCGCTGAACGTGCCGAGCATGCTGCCGGTGCATGCCAGCGCGATGTATTCGAAGAACATCCAGAACTTCATGGGCCTGTTGCAGGGAGAGGGCGGCGTGCTCCATATCGACTGGGCGGACGAGATCCTGGCCATGAGCGCGGTCACGCACGATGGCGCGATCCGTCATGCGGCAACCCGTGAACGCATCGAGGGAGGCGCGAAATGA
- a CDS encoding proline--tRNA ligase: MKLARYLLATVKETPADAEIISHQLMLRAGMIRRLAAGLYTWMPLGLRALRKVEAVVREEMDRAGAQEVLMPAVQPAELWQESGRWDYYGPELLRIKDRHQRDFCFGPTHEEVITDLIRREIRSYKQLPANFYQIQTKFRDEIRPRFGVMRAREFLMKDAYSFHLDQASLQETYDEMYRTYTRIFTRLGLEFRAVRADTGAIGGSHSHEFHVLATSGEDAIAFASDGDYAANVELAEALPPAQPRAAAATALREVATPDQHSIADISAFLGVAPRQCLKTLLVRGREGGVVALVLRGDHELNAIKAAKLPEVADPLTFASAEEIRTAAGCNAGSLGPVGLKAPVIVDRAAAQAADFACGANRDGFHLTGVNWGRDLPEPRTADLRNVVDGDPSPDGRGTLAIRRGIEVGHIFQLGQKYSTAMQADCLDEQGRSVTLTMGCYGIGVSRIVAAAIEQNHDERGIVWPEALAPFTVMLIPLNAHKSHRVREAADRLYRELWEQGIEALYDDRGERPGVMFADADLIGIPHRLVVAEKGLDAGTIEYKHRRGGEVRHIPLSELIPLLKSARAATDI; this comes from the coding sequence ATGAAACTCGCCCGTTATCTCCTCGCCACCGTCAAGGAAACGCCCGCCGATGCCGAGATCATCAGCCACCAGCTGATGCTGCGCGCCGGCATGATCCGCCGTCTCGCCGCCGGCCTGTATACCTGGATGCCGCTCGGCCTGCGCGCGCTGCGCAAGGTCGAGGCCGTCGTGCGCGAGGAGATGGACCGCGCCGGCGCGCAGGAAGTCCTGATGCCCGCGGTGCAACCCGCCGAGCTGTGGCAGGAATCCGGACGCTGGGACTACTACGGCCCGGAACTGTTGCGCATCAAGGACCGCCACCAGCGTGACTTCTGCTTCGGCCCGACCCACGAGGAGGTCATCACCGACCTGATCCGGCGCGAGATCCGCAGCTACAAGCAACTGCCGGCGAACTTCTACCAGATCCAGACCAAGTTCCGCGACGAGATCCGTCCGCGCTTCGGCGTCATGCGCGCGCGCGAGTTCCTGATGAAGGATGCCTATTCATTCCATCTCGACCAGGCCTCATTGCAGGAGACCTACGACGAGATGTATCGCACCTACACGCGCATCTTCACCCGGCTGGGACTCGAATTCCGCGCGGTGCGCGCCGATACCGGCGCGATCGGCGGCAGCCACTCGCATGAGTTCCATGTCCTCGCCACCTCAGGGGAGGATGCCATCGCCTTCGCCAGCGACGGCGATTACGCGGCCAACGTCGAACTGGCCGAGGCCCTGCCGCCGGCGCAGCCGAGGGCGGCGGCCGCGACCGCATTGCGCGAGGTCGCCACGCCGGACCAGCACAGTATCGCCGATATCAGCGCCTTCCTCGGCGTCGCGCCACGACAGTGCCTGAAAACCCTGCTGGTGAGAGGCCGAGAGGGGGGCGTCGTGGCGCTGGTACTGCGCGGCGATCACGAGCTCAACGCGATCAAGGCCGCGAAGCTGCCCGAAGTGGCCGACCCGCTGACCTTCGCCAGCGCGGAGGAAATACGCACCGCCGCCGGCTGCAATGCGGGTTCGCTCGGACCGGTCGGACTCAAGGCTCCGGTCATCGTCGATCGTGCCGCGGCGCAGGCCGCCGACTTCGCCTGCGGCGCGAACCGCGACGGTTTCCACCTGACCGGCGTCAACTGGGGCCGCGACCTGCCCGAACCGCGCACCGCCGACCTGCGCAACGTCGTCGACGGCGATCCGTCGCCCGACGGCCGCGGCACGCTCGCCATCCGGCGCGGCATCGAGGTCGGACACATCTTCCAGCTCGGCCAGAAATACAGCACGGCGATGCAGGCCGACTGCCTGGACGAGCAGGGTCGCAGCGTCACGCTGACCATGGGCTGCTATGGCATCGGTGTCTCGCGCATCGTCGCCGCCGCGATCGAGCAGAACCATGACGAGCGCGGCATCGTCTGGCCGGAGGCGCTGGCGCCATTCACGGTCATGCTGATCCCGCTCAATGCGCACAAGTCGCATCGCGTGCGCGAGGCGGCGGATCGGCTGTACCGCGAGTTATGGGAACAGGGCATCGAGGCCCTCTACGACGACCGCGGCGAGCGGCCGGGGGTAATGTTCGCGGATGCCGACCTGATCGGCATCCCGCACCGCCTGGTGGTGGCCGAGAAGGGCCTCGACGCCGGCACCATTGAATACAAGCACCGGCGCGGCGGGGAAGTGCGACACATTCCCCTGTCCGAGCTCATTCCCCTCCTCAAGTCCGCGCGCGCCGCAACCGATATTTAG
- the ttcA gene encoding tRNA 2-thiocytidine(32) synthetase TtcA — translation MNEDKLERKLLNYMGKAIADYSMIQRGDRILVCLSGGKDSYTLLTLLNKLRLRSRGRFEIFSYTLDQGQPGWDDRAMRAWLQASGIPHVIEARDTYSVVIDKIEEGKTYCSLCSRLRRGNIYRFAAEHGFNKIALGHHRDDLIQSLLMSILYSGEIRSMPPKLLTDTRRHIVIRPLAYCQERDILAYAQLRDFPLIPCNLCGSQENMTRRKVKQLIQDLAGDNPKVPSNILNALGNLQVSQLMDRSLWNFRELESLMEHDDGTTPAHRSEESPQALW, via the coding sequence ATGAACGAGGACAAGCTCGAACGCAAGCTGCTCAACTACATGGGCAAGGCGATCGCCGACTACAGCATGATCCAGCGCGGCGACCGCATCCTGGTATGCCTCTCCGGCGGCAAGGATTCCTATACCCTGCTCACGCTGCTGAACAAGCTGCGCCTGCGTTCGCGCGGTCGTTTCGAGATCTTCTCCTACACCCTCGATCAGGGGCAGCCGGGCTGGGATGACCGCGCCATGCGCGCCTGGCTGCAGGCCAGCGGTATCCCCCACGTCATCGAGGCGCGCGACACCTATTCGGTCGTGATCGACAAGATCGAAGAGGGAAAGACCTACTGTTCACTATGCTCACGCCTGCGCCGCGGCAACATCTACCGCTTCGCGGCGGAACACGGTTTCAACAAGATCGCCCTCGGCCATCACCGCGACGACCTGATCCAGAGCCTGCTGATGTCGATACTCTACAGCGGCGAGATCCGTTCCATGCCGCCGAAGCTGCTGACGGACACCAGGCGGCACATCGTCATCCGGCCGCTCGCCTACTGCCAGGAACGCGATATCCTCGCCTACGCGCAGCTCCGGGACTTTCCGCTCATCCCCTGCAATCTGTGTGGTTCGCAGGAAAACATGACGCGGCGCAAGGTGAAGCAACTGATCCAGGACCTGGCCGGCGACAACCCGAAGGTGCCGAGCAATATCCTCAATGCCTTGGGCAATCTTCAGGTCAGCCAGCTCATGGACCGCTCATTGTGGAACTTCCGTGAGCTCGAATCCCTGATGGAGCACGACGATGGCACGACGCCGGCCCACCGCTCCGAGGAATCCCCCCAGGCCCTCTGGTAA
- the galE gene encoding UDP-glucose 4-epimerase GalE: MSKSGILVTGGAGYIGSHVVKQLGERGERVVVLDNLCTGFRDSVLYGEFVQGDSGDMALVERLLRDNGIRSVMHFAAHIWVPESVADPLKYYRNNTANTRNLLECCARAGIEHFVFSSTAAVYGTPPVDLIPEQTPTAPINPYGSSKLMSEWMLRDLARISPLHYVILRYFNVAGADPGGRIGQSTPECTHLVKIACEAVTGKRAQVHVFGTDYPTPDGSGIRDYIHVEDLAGAHLKALDYLRGEGASTVLNCGYGHGYSVREVLNAVQRVTGTRLDIVESPRRPGDPPTLVADSRRIREVIGWEPRYDNLDFIIETALGWERKLRARED, translated from the coding sequence ATGAGCAAGTCAGGAATCCTGGTCACCGGAGGGGCGGGCTACATCGGCAGCCATGTCGTCAAACAGCTGGGCGAGCGCGGCGAAAGAGTTGTGGTGCTGGACAATCTGTGCACCGGTTTCCGCGACTCCGTGCTGTACGGCGAGTTTGTCCAGGGCGACAGCGGGGACATGGCGCTGGTCGAGCGCTTACTGCGCGACAACGGGATCCGATCGGTCATGCATTTTGCCGCCCACATCTGGGTGCCGGAGTCGGTCGCGGACCCGCTCAAATACTATCGCAACAACACCGCCAATACGCGCAATCTGCTCGAGTGCTGCGCGCGCGCCGGCATCGAGCATTTCGTCTTCTCTTCCACCGCCGCGGTATATGGCACGCCACCGGTTGACCTGATTCCGGAGCAGACTCCGACCGCTCCGATCAATCCCTACGGCAGCTCGAAGCTGATGAGCGAGTGGATGCTGCGCGACCTGGCGCGGATCAGCCCGCTGCACTACGTCATCTTGCGCTATTTCAACGTCGCCGGCGCCGATCCCGGCGGGCGGATCGGTCAGTCCACCCCGGAATGTACCCATCTGGTCAAGATCGCCTGCGAGGCCGTGACCGGCAAGCGGGCACAGGTCCATGTCTTCGGCACCGACTACCCGACCCCGGACGGCAGCGGCATCCGCGATTACATCCATGTGGAGGACCTCGCCGGCGCCCACCTCAAGGCGCTCGACTATCTGCGCGGCGAGGGTGCCTCGACCGTGCTCAACTGCGGCTACGGACACGGCTATAGCGTGCGCGAGGTCCTGAACGCGGTGCAACGCGTCACCGGAACCCGGCTCGACATCGTCGAATCACCGCGCCGGCCGGGGGATCCGCCGACCCTGGTCGCGGACTCGCGCCGCATCCGCGAGGTCATTGGCTGGGAACCCCGTTACGACAACCTCGATTTCATCATCGAAACGGCGCTGGGCTGGGAACGCAAGTTGCGCGCGCGGGAAGACTGA
- a CDS encoding DUF2282 domain-containing protein, with translation MNKQAALRSAVAGLIALGLSGAGNLAMADEAMKMAGPAKMPQGAEKCFGIAKAGMNDCAGKSAPHACAGQSTQDRASYDFVYVPSGTCQKIAGGSTTAS, from the coding sequence ATGAACAAACAAGCCGCTTTGCGTTCCGCCGTTGCCGGTCTCATCGCCCTGGGCCTGTCCGGCGCAGGAAACCTGGCCATGGCGGACGAGGCCATGAAAATGGCCGGGCCCGCCAAGATGCCGCAGGGGGCCGAAAAATGTTTCGGCATCGCGAAGGCCGGAATGAACGACTGTGCGGGCAAGAGCGCGCCCCATGCCTGCGCCGGTCAATCCACACAGGACCGGGCATCCTATGACTTTGTGTATGTACCGTCCGGCACCTGCCAGAAGATCGCAGGTGGTTCAACCACCGCGTCATGA